A DNA window from Camelina sativa cultivar DH55 chromosome 17, Cs, whole genome shotgun sequence contains the following coding sequences:
- the LOC104759582 gene encoding putative F-box protein At5g52620 encodes MSHDKDVAIQEACILTLGTAQWRLKKWRCLHYPLSEGICINGVLYYIGRVVEGSAVVIVSFDFRSEGKFMLIPEVNGIALWSRPSVLVNFKGKLGGIQSEWRANDAVDGRLSLVLSLWVLEDVGKREFSKRVYNLPELWENRNVNASVHNAGVTATGEVVLSRECTSSNPFYVFYFNLDSYTLRRVEIQGFEKLERYRVRAFVDHVEDLKFLAAS; translated from the coding sequence ATGAGCCATGATAAAGACGTTGCAATCCAGGAGGCTTGTATTTTGACACTAGGAACTGCACAGTGGAGGTTGAAAAAATGGAGATGTCTCCATTATCCTTTGTCTGAGGGGATATGTAtcaatggtgttttgtattatatagGTCGAGTAGTAGAAGGTTCTGCTGTGGTGATAGTTTCCTTTGATTTTAGGTCTGAGGGGAAATTCATGTTGATTCCGGAAGTTAATGGCATTGCTCTTTGGTCAAGGCCTAGTGTTTTGGTTAATTTCAAAGGTAAGTTAGGAGGAATTCAGAGTGAGTGGCGTGCTAATGATGCTGTAGATGGAAGGCTTAGCCTTGTGTTGTCTTTATGGGTTTTAGAGGATGTTGGCAAGCGGGAGTTTTCTAAACGTGTCTACAATTTGCCGGAATTGTGGGAGAACCGAAACGTTAATGCCTCTGTTCACAATGCTGGAGTGACTGCTACTGGTGAAGTTGTTTTGTCGAGAGAGTGTACATCGTCTAACCCATTCtatgttttctacttcaatCTTGATAGCTACACTCTACGAAGAGTTGAGATCCAAGGATTTGAAAAGCTTGAGAGATATAGAGTTCGAGCCTTTGTAGACCATGTTGAGGATTTAAAGTTTCTAGCAGCGAGCTAA
- the LOC104757502 gene encoding putative F-box protein At1g31090: MNRGANSLSLPNDLIPEILSRLPAKSIRRFRCVSKLWASIICRQDFTELFHTRSSSNPRLLIGVEQDGEWSFFSSPQPQSHYEKSSLVIADSFHMKFTKDMYPYYCKYVSGLTYFPNTRISKDGGTKKMWSPKDGDYKVRVICNPSTGQYAILPPDLNKNFDGFLGFDPIGKQFKVLVLSNRVSDELSFDILTLGTENMRWRNIQCPLPHYPHFWSGEICINGVLYYLTQSPVDIYDVVVCFDVRSEKFRYLNLNSDCPSRSWATKLINYKGKLGVINFEDDYDGGFPLKLCMWVVTDVVKHEWTAYAYTLRAENKVNRIDFISIVGVTASGEIVLANNIASKPLYVFYFNPERNTLQSVEIEGVRVEKKSVLYYYFVDHVEDLRFDVMKTTYAATSISEPEQSTST, from the coding sequence ATGAATAGAGGAGCAAACTCACTTTCCCTCCCTAATGATCTCATTCCTGAGATACTCTCGCGATTGCCTGCAAAGTCAATAAGGAGGTTTCGCTGCGTGTCGAAGTTATGGGCGTCCATTATTTGCCGTCAAGATTTCACTGAGTTGTTCCATACCAGATCCTCATCTAATCCACGTCTCTTAATTGGGGTCGAACAAGACGGTGAGTggagcttcttctcttctcctcagCCTCAGAGTCATTATGAGAAGTCATCTCTTGTAATAGCCGACAGTTTTCATATGAAGTTCACGAAAGACATGTATCCCTACTATTGTAAATATGTTTCTGGTTTGACTTATTTCCCTAATACGCGAATCTCAAAGGATgggggaacaaaaaaaatgtggagCCCAAAGGATGGAGACTATAAAGTTCGTgtgatatgtaaccctagcacGGGACAATATGCGATCTTACCACCTGACCTCAACAAAAACTTCGATGGTTTTTTAGGGTTCGATCCCATTGGCAAGCAATTCAAGGTTTTGGTCTTGAGCAATAGAGTTTCTGATGAATTGAGTTTTGATATTCTGACATTAGGAACTGAAAATATGAGGTGGAGGAATATCCAGTGTCCTTTACCCCATTATCCTCATTTTTGGAGTGGAgagatatgcatcaatggtgttttgtattatttaacTCAATCACCTGTTGACATCTATGATGTGgtagtttgctttgatgttaggtctgagaaaTTTAGGTATCTAAATCTAAACTCAGACTGCCCTAGTAGATCTTGGGCTACTAAATTGATAAACTATAAGGGTAAATTAGGTGTGATTAATTTCGAAGATGATTATGATGGTGGATTTCCCCTTAAGTTATGTATGTGGGTTGTAACAGATGTCGTGAAACATGAATGGACGGCATATGCCTACACTTTGAGGGCTGAGAATAAAGTCAATCGAATCGACTTTATTTCTATTGTTGGTGTGACTGCTTCAGGTGAAATTGTTTTGGCGAACAATATTGCATCTAAACCGTTATATGTTTTCTACTTTAATCCTGAAAGGAACACTCTCCAAAGTGTTGAAATCGAAGGTGTTagagtagaaaaaaaatcagtactTTACTACTACTTTGTAGATCATGTCGAGGACCTTAGGTTTGATGTTATGAAGACAACATATGCTGCAACATCTATAAGTGAACCAGAACAGAGCACATCAACATAA
- the LOC104759581 gene encoding LOW QUALITY PROTEIN: F-box protein At1g67130-like (The sequence of the model RefSeq protein was modified relative to this genomic sequence to represent the inferred CDS: deleted 3 bases in 2 codons) produces MNRANSDSIPNDLLLDILSRLPSKSIARFRCVSKLWKSSICQPYFTELFFIRSSTRPRLLVGVEKDGEWSFFSSPQPQNLDEKSSLVVAAYFHTKLFEGIRSYSCSYSYASGLIYFSDLRIPNEDADVLSVICNPSTGQCAILPPKLRTTSSGDLGFDPIGKQFKGKLGVINWKYSEDGGFPLELCMWVLEDLEKQEVWSTYAYTLRAEDKFVKVNKNLRVVGVTASGEIVLAKTTACKPFYVFYFSPERNTLQSVEIQGVTEEEEWYNNPRVYYFVDHVEDLNKFDTLKIAHAATSINPPE; encoded by the exons ATGAATAGAGCAAACTCAGATTCCATCCCTAATGATCTCCTTCTTGATATACTCTCAAGATTGCCTTCAAAGTCAATCGCTAGGTTTCGTTGCGTGTCGAAGCTATGGAAGTCGAGTATTTGCCAGCCATATTTCACCGAGTTGTTCTTCATAAGGTCCTCCACTCGTCCACGTCTCTTAGTTGGGGTCGAAAAAGATGGTGAGTGGAGCTTCTTCTCGTCGCCTCAGCCTCAGAATCTAGATGAGAAGTCGTCCCTTGTAGTAGCCGCCTATTTTCATACCAAGTTATTTGAAGGCATACGATCATACAGTTGTAGCTATAGCTACGCTTCTGGTTTGATTTATTTCTCTGATCTGCGGATCCCAAACGAGGATGCCGATGTATTgagtgtgatatgtaaccctagcacGGGACAATGTGCGATCTTACCACCTAAACTGAGAACAACCTCCAGCggggatttagggtttgatcCGATTGGCAAGCAATTCAAG GGTAAATTAGGTGTGATTAACTGGAAGTATTCTGAGGATGGTGGATTTCCCCTAGAATTATGtatgtgggttctagaggatCTCGAGAAACAGGAA GTATGGTCGACATATGCCTACACATTGAGGGCTGAGGATAAATTTGTTAAGGTTAACAAAAATCTTCGCGTTGTTGGGGTGACTGCTTCAGGTGAAATTGTTTTGGCCAAGACAACGGCATGTAaacctttttatgttttctacttcaGTCCCGAAAGGAACACTCTCCAAAGTGTTGAAATCCAAGGCGTTACAGAAGAGGAAGAATGGTATAACAATCCTAGAGTTTACTACTTTGTAGACCATGTCGAA GATCTTAATAAGTTCGATACTTTGAAGATAGCACATGCTGCAACATCAATAAACCCACCAGAATAG
- the LOC104759580 gene encoding F-box protein At3g57590-like: MFRRPYVTELLSAPPRLLLAVVRDGEWSFFSSPQPSDPYGNTSPVAAAYFQMKLFSEDMIPYGCSYTSGLIYFPDMLISKLSVPVICHPSTGQYAILPKLYSFRNSTSFLGFDRIGKQFKVLSEAYPFSDERVHHKVLTLGTGKLRWRSDIHCPPYDRSLSDGICINGVLYYLASTVCESSYVIVCFDARCFCDQYSYKLISYKGKLGGISWSYVGSTLELRMLILEDVKKHEWSRYVYSLGENAIVDPKNVDIVGVTAATGEIVLCEKYSSSRPFCVFYFNPQKNTLQRVEIQGLEKKSKVYVFLDYAQDLNSNDTKQLLSSLVNQGINISTERPKP, from the coding sequence ATGTTTCGCCGTCCATATGTCACGGAGTTGTTATCGGCTCCTCCACGTCTCTTATTAGCGGTCGTACGAGACGGTGAGTGGAGCTTCTTCTCGTCGCCTCAGCCATCAGATCCATATGGGAACACTTCTCCTGTAGCAGCCGCGTATTTTCAAATGAAGTTGTTCTCTGAAGACATGATCCCTTATGGTTGTAGCTATACTTCTGGTTTGATTTATTTCCCTGATATGTTGATCTCAAAACTTTCAGTACCTGTGATATGTCACCCTTCCACGGGACAGTATGCGATCTTACCTAAACTGTATAGCTTCAGGAATTCAACAagctttttagggtttgatcgTATTGGCAAGCAATTCAAGGTATTGTCCGAGGCTTATCCGTTTTCTGATGAAAGGGTTCATCACAAAGTTCTGACATTAGGGACTGGAAAACTGAGGTGGAGGAGTGATATACACTGTCCTCCATACGATCGTTCTTTGTCTGATGGGATTTGCatcaatggggttttgtattactTAGCTAGCACGGTTTGTGAATCCTCTTATgtgatagtttgctttgatgcAAGATGCTTTTGTGATCAATATAGTTATAAATTGATAAGTTATAAAGGTAAACTAGGTGGGATTAGTTGGAGTTATGTCGGCAGTACCCTTGAGTTGCGTATGTTAATTCTAGAGGATGTTAAGAAACATGAATGGTCGAGATATGTCTACTCTCTGGGGGAGAATGCAATCGTTGATCCCAAAAATGTTGACATCGTTGGAGTGACTGCCGCCACTGGTGAAATTGTTTTGTGTGAGAAGTATAGTTCATCTAGACCGTTTTGTGTTTTCTACTTCAATCCCCAGAAGAACACTCTCCAAAGAGTTGAAATCCAAGGTCTTGAGAAGAAAAGtaaagtttatgtttttttagacTATGCACAGGATTTGAATTCTAACGATACAAAGCAACTCTTGTCAAGCCTAGTTAACCAAGGCATAAACATCAGTACGGAACGGCCAAAACCATAG
- the LOC104757503 gene encoding F-box protein At1g31080 yields MKFFEGRNLNDFSYASGLIYFRDTRMSVICNPSTGQYAILPPGLTDISCLDLLGFDPIEKQYKVLVIYNRVGTELVFHILTLGTGKMRWRNIQCPSNHDPFLWCRGICINGVVYYLAQQTDELNAVIVCFDVRSEKFKFLLTQVELMRWPTKLINYKGKVGVIMLQDGCKGRFLLKLHIWVLEDVGKEELTAYAYTLSDENNVVKDDSSFIGVVGVTASGEIVLADPFYKPFYVYYFNLERNTLRSVEIQGIKEGEEWFSDHRVYSFVDHVEDLRFDVMKTTYAETSISQPEQSTSSTSSRGDHQVTTVAHEKQD; encoded by the coding sequence ATGAAATTCTTTGAAGGCAGAAACCTAAACGATTTTAGCTATGCTTCCGGTTTGATCTATTTCCGTGATACGCGGATgagtgtgatatgtaaccctagcacGGGGCAATATGCGATCTTACCACCAGGATTAACGGACATAAGCTGTCTTGACCTTTTAGGGTTTGATCCAATTGAAAAGCAATATAAGGTTTTGGTCATATACAATAGAGTCGGTACTGAATtggtttttcatattttgacaTTAGGAACTGGAAAAATGAGGTGGAGGAATATCCAATGTCCTTCAAACCATGATCCTTTTCTTTGGTGTAGagggatatgcatcaatggaGTTGTGTATTACTTAGCTCAACAAACTGATGAATTGAATGCAgtgatagtttgctttgatgttaggtctgaaaAATTCAAGTTTCTACTAACACAGGTAGAACTCATGAGGTGGCCTACTAAATTGATCAACTATAAGGGTAAAGTAGGTGTGATAATGTTGCAGGATGGTTGTAAAGGTAGATTTCTCCTTAAGTTACATATATGGGTTCTAGAAGATGTCGGAAAAGAGGAATTGACGGCATATGCCTACACTTTGAGTGATGAGAATAATGTGGTTAAGGATGACAGCAGTTTCATTGGTGTTGTTGGGGTGACTGCTTCAGGTGAAATTGTTTTGGCAGACCCTTTCTATAAACCGTTTTATGTTTACTACTTTAATCTCGAAAGGAACACTCTCCGTagtgttgaaatccaaggtATAAAAGAAGGGGAAGAATGGTTTAGCGATCATAGAGTTTACTCCTTTGTAGACCATGTCGAGGATCTTAGGTTTGATGTCATGAAGACAACATATGCGGAAACATCTATAAGCCAACCAGAACAGAgcacatcatcaacatcatctagAGGAGATCATCAAGTGACGACCGTTGCTCACGAGAAACAAGATTGA